A window of Drosophila subobscura isolate 14011-0131.10 chromosome E, UCBerk_Dsub_1.0, whole genome shotgun sequence contains these coding sequences:
- the LOC117892577 gene encoding serine/arginine repetitive matrix protein 1 isoform X2 has product MAAKESSSCSMLNLSWTQSHQARLGGGSNACHRECNECRRGCNECHQGRNFHRSPQFQPQWEHNFYTPQYTANVSCPYYKNAPDMGLGPALQGPPHAENYAMDNDMSGSSERDKPRPCSCYKYTQQMEAVAAETAGPQDMEEYDTDPSELQPSTVTYAEEERQDASDLSEFRQRRGTAKKMPSEEIESGTGIRSRDRHDPLYFDPLNYKATTGQKRKRKVTKTIYVPAPSSLQKCQCATKATEQGSASRKSSPCTGQCLRCRSRTRDNLPPPPVARSRHPFAVYAQRSDRSCSCPARERSAFEKYERNWAKPRHTSSKRSKSRGKQRYTERDEDYIEIAGHRDDTIPWKYLERNSNETMVERQEQIHRYSFAENETCKRMSRERGRTYPSCGMGCLPTKSRGCIRLICRLQPKRPTAGSAAKGQLLILPDAQTQKPTTIYRAMAAPVPRRRKRRATKSRKRSSYFPAVPRSCVLRVCYVSPGTRTRKLRCRGGRNGSAGELRNPSRVRTRPTSVAEAPSLMPAPQRRYVSAPRPTLTAARHDASVHGHLIQGRSSGASPSRLPTSQSKARRSAQQPQPYLNSQQPQAQAQARYSQQQRAYASPNHPESRVLNHSLPGLVRPIPVHPRSELARTLPPRLAVPVKPQRLPTPGEEKPIPSRLQNPEATLNRPQNPAQSPSRPAQSPIRPQNPSQSPSQPREAGPARPPNAGRSPTRPPQQQEAASSRKPNDDRAESRPQQQEAALPTRPQIQVNSGGTRHQHQEVGGPSRPQNEARQQEPILPRNPKASAARPQSVEQSERAAAEEPLPAARGPAAFYRGSFLRVRESQEHLNESSRGPVYRREPVSYLRANQRRGLVLNPDSQSLLATRAWPRMLQNYQNYVFGGPNIKSPGSWSWRRLFGSYLKKRKSKI; this is encoded by the exons ATGGCAGCTAAGGAGTCAAGCAGCTGCTCCATGTTGAACCTGTCCTGGACACAGAGCCATCAGGCACGTCTTGGTGGCGGAAGCAACGCGTGCCATCGGGAATGTAACGAGTGCCGTCGGGGATGTAACGAATGCCATCAGGGACGCAACTTTCATCGCTCCCCACAGTTCCAGCCGCAGTGGGAGCACAATTTCTACACTCCTCAGTACACTGCAAACGTTTCTTGTCCTTACTACAAAAATGCCCCCGATATGGGGCTTGGACCGGCTCTCCAGGGACCACCTCATGCAGAAAATTACGCAATGGATAACGACATGAGCGGAAGCAGCGAACGCGACAAACCCCGACCTTGTTCCTGCTACAAGTACACCCAGCAAATGGAGGCAGTTGCGGCAGAGACTGCAGGGCCTCAGGACATGGAGGAATACGACACAGACCCGAGTGAGCTGCAACCTTCTACGGTGACATATGCCGAAGAGGAGAGACAGGACGCTTCAGATTTGTCAGAGTTTCGGCAGCGCAGAGGCACTGCCAAGAAGATGCCAAGCGAAGAGATCGAATCGGGTACGGGTATTAGAAGCAGAGATCGCCACGATCCCCTCTACTTTGATCCCCTCAACTACAAGGCCACTACGGGCcagaagagaaagaggaaaGTCACCAAAACCATCTATGTGCCCGCTCCGAGTTCCCTTCAGAAGTGCCAATGCGCCACGAAGGCCACCGAGCAAGGAAGTGCCAGCAGAAAAAGCTCTCCGTGCACAGGCCAATGTCTGCGATGTCGTAGCCGCACGCGGGATAACCTTCCTCCTCCACCAGTGGCCCGATCACGCCATCCCTTTGCCGTTTACGCCCAGCGGAGCGACAGATCCTGCAGCTGCCCGGCAAGGGAAAGGAGTGC CTTCGAGAAGTATGAGAGAAACTGGGCCAAGCCGCGGCACACTTCATCCAAAAGGAGCAAGAGCCGGGGCAAGCAGCGATACACCGAAAGGGACGAGGATTACATCGAGATTGCCGGCCATCGAGATGATACGATTCCCTGGAAATATCTCGAACGCAACTCCAACGAGACGATGGTGGAGCGACAGGAGCAAATCCATCGCTACAGCTTTGCGGAGAATGAGACTTGCAAGAGGATGTCCAGGGAAAGAGGCAGGACATATCCCTCGTGCGGAATGGGTTGCCTGCCCACAAAGTCGCGCGGCTGCATTCGCCTCATCTGCCGCCTGCAACCCAAGCGACCGACTGCAGGGAGTGCTGCAAAGGGACAACTTCTCATTCTGCCAGATGCCCAAACG CAAAAGCCCACGACCATCTATAGAGCGATGGCAGCACCTGTGCCCAGGCGCCGCAAGCGGCGTGCCACCAAGTCCCGCAAGAGGAGCAGCTATTTCCCGGCAGTGCCAAGATCCTGCGTGCTCCGCGTTTGCTATGTCTCCCCTGGCACTAGAACCCGAAAGCTACGTTGCAGAGGCGGCAGAAATGGCTCCGCCGGAGAGCTCAGAAATCCCAGCAGAGTCCGCACACGGCCGACAAGCGTTGCCGAGGCACCTTCCCTGATGCCTGCTCCTCAAAGGCGTTATGTATCTGCCCCAAGACCAA CCTTGACAGCGGCCCGACACGATGCCTCCGTGCACGGACATTTGATTCAGGGACGTAGCAGCGGTGCTAGTCCAAGTCGCTTGCCTACCAGCCAGTCGAAGGCCAGACGCTCcgcacagcagccgcagccgtaCTTGAACTCCCAGCAGCctcaggcacaggcacaagcGAGATACTCCCAGCAGCAACGGGCATACGCCAGTCCAAATCACCCTGAGAGTCGAGTGCTAAATCATTCACTTCCCGGTCTTGTGCGTCCAATTCCAGTACATCCCAGATCAGAGCTAGCACGAACTCTCCCACCGAGACTGGCAGTCCCAGTGAAGCCGCAGCGACTCCCAACGCCAGGAGAAGAGAAGCCAATTCCTAGCAGGCTGCAGAATCCTGAAGCAACTCTTAACAGGCCACAAAATCCAGCGCAAAGTCCTTCTAGGCCAGCTCAGAGTCCCATCAGGCCACAAAATCCATCGCAAAGTCCATCGCAGCCACGAGAGGCGGGTCCTGCAAGGCCACCAAATGCAGGGCGAAGCCCCACAAGGCCGCCACAACAGCAAGAAGCGGCGAGCAGTAGGAAACCAAATGATGATCGAGCGGAGAGCAGGCCACAACAACAGGAGGCAGCACTTCCTACGAGGCCACAAATTCAGGTGAATTCAGGTGGAACCAGGCATCAACATCAAGAGGTAGGAGGACCTTCCAGGCCACAAAATGAAGCTCGACAACAGGAGCCAATCTTGCCGCGAAATCCAAAGGCAAGTGCCGCCAGGCCACAGTCCGTGGAGCAGTCCgaacgagcagcagccgaggAACCACTTCCCGCAGCTAGGGGACCCGCTGCCTTCTATCGCGGCAGCTTTCTGCGAGTCCGCGAATCGCAGGAGCACCTGAACGAGAGCAGCCGCGGACCCGTGTATCGCAGGGAGCCGGTTAGTTATTTGAGGGCCAACCAGCGACGCGGACTGGTGCTGAATCCGGACTCGCAGTCGCTGCTTGCCACCAGAGCGTGGCCGCGAATGCTGCAAAACTACCAAAATTATGTCTTTGGTGGCCCCAACATCAAGAGTCCgggcagctggagctggcgccGGCTGTTTGGCAGCTATCTGAAGAAGAGGAAATCCAAGATCTAG
- the LOC117892577 gene encoding serine/arginine repetitive matrix protein 1 isoform X1, with protein sequence MAAKESSSCSMLNLSWTQSHQARLGGGSNACHRECNECRRGCNECHQGRNFHRSPQFQPQWEHNFYTPQYTANVSCPYYKNAPDMGLGPALQGPPHAENYAMDNDMSGSSERDKPRPCSCYKYTQQMEAVAAETAGPQDMEEYDTDPSELQPSTVTYAEEERQDASDLSEFRQRRGTAKKMPSEEIESGTGIRSRDRHDPLYFDPLNYKATTGQKRKRKVTKTIYVPAPSSLQKCQCATKATEQGSASRKSSPCTGQCLRCRSRTRDNLPPPPVARSRHPFAVYAQRSDRSCSCPARERSASNKRPTDYIALKPFKAIIKNNPLVVCRGSSQMDDLLPHEEYFEKYERNWAKPRHTSSKRSKSRGKQRYTERDEDYIEIAGHRDDTIPWKYLERNSNETMVERQEQIHRYSFAENETCKRMSRERGRTYPSCGMGCLPTKSRGCIRLICRLQPKRPTAGSAAKGQLLILPDAQTQKPTTIYRAMAAPVPRRRKRRATKSRKRSSYFPAVPRSCVLRVCYVSPGTRTRKLRCRGGRNGSAGELRNPSRVRTRPTSVAEAPSLMPAPQRRYVSAPRPTLTAARHDASVHGHLIQGRSSGASPSRLPTSQSKARRSAQQPQPYLNSQQPQAQAQARYSQQQRAYASPNHPESRVLNHSLPGLVRPIPVHPRSELARTLPPRLAVPVKPQRLPTPGEEKPIPSRLQNPEATLNRPQNPAQSPSRPAQSPIRPQNPSQSPSQPREAGPARPPNAGRSPTRPPQQQEAASSRKPNDDRAESRPQQQEAALPTRPQIQVNSGGTRHQHQEVGGPSRPQNEARQQEPILPRNPKASAARPQSVEQSERAAAEEPLPAARGPAAFYRGSFLRVRESQEHLNESSRGPVYRREPVSYLRANQRRGLVLNPDSQSLLATRAWPRMLQNYQNYVFGGPNIKSPGSWSWRRLFGSYLKKRKSKI encoded by the exons ATGGCAGCTAAGGAGTCAAGCAGCTGCTCCATGTTGAACCTGTCCTGGACACAGAGCCATCAGGCACGTCTTGGTGGCGGAAGCAACGCGTGCCATCGGGAATGTAACGAGTGCCGTCGGGGATGTAACGAATGCCATCAGGGACGCAACTTTCATCGCTCCCCACAGTTCCAGCCGCAGTGGGAGCACAATTTCTACACTCCTCAGTACACTGCAAACGTTTCTTGTCCTTACTACAAAAATGCCCCCGATATGGGGCTTGGACCGGCTCTCCAGGGACCACCTCATGCAGAAAATTACGCAATGGATAACGACATGAGCGGAAGCAGCGAACGCGACAAACCCCGACCTTGTTCCTGCTACAAGTACACCCAGCAAATGGAGGCAGTTGCGGCAGAGACTGCAGGGCCTCAGGACATGGAGGAATACGACACAGACCCGAGTGAGCTGCAACCTTCTACGGTGACATATGCCGAAGAGGAGAGACAGGACGCTTCAGATTTGTCAGAGTTTCGGCAGCGCAGAGGCACTGCCAAGAAGATGCCAAGCGAAGAGATCGAATCGGGTACGGGTATTAGAAGCAGAGATCGCCACGATCCCCTCTACTTTGATCCCCTCAACTACAAGGCCACTACGGGCcagaagagaaagaggaaaGTCACCAAAACCATCTATGTGCCCGCTCCGAGTTCCCTTCAGAAGTGCCAATGCGCCACGAAGGCCACCGAGCAAGGAAGTGCCAGCAGAAAAAGCTCTCCGTGCACAGGCCAATGTCTGCGATGTCGTAGCCGCACGCGGGATAACCTTCCTCCTCCACCAGTGGCCCGATCACGCCATCCCTTTGCCGTTTACGCCCAGCGGAGCGACAGATCCTGCAGCTGCCCGGCAAGGGAAAGGAGTGCCTCGAACAAGCGCCCAACGGATTACATTGCCTTGAAGCCATTTAAGGCGATAATCAAGAATAATCCGCTGGTCGTGTGCCGTGGCAGCTCTCAAATGGATGACCTGCTGCCCCACGAGGAGTACTTCGAGAAGTATGAGAGAAACTGGGCCAAGCCGCGGCACACTTCATCCAAAAGGAGCAAGAGCCGGGGCAAGCAGCGATACACCGAAAGGGACGAGGATTACATCGAGATTGCCGGCCATCGAGATGATACGATTCCCTGGAAATATCTCGAACGCAACTCCAACGAGACGATGGTGGAGCGACAGGAGCAAATCCATCGCTACAGCTTTGCGGAGAATGAGACTTGCAAGAGGATGTCCAGGGAAAGAGGCAGGACATATCCCTCGTGCGGAATGGGTTGCCTGCCCACAAAGTCGCGCGGCTGCATTCGCCTCATCTGCCGCCTGCAACCCAAGCGACCGACTGCAGGGAGTGCTGCAAAGGGACAACTTCTCATTCTGCCAGATGCCCAAACG CAAAAGCCCACGACCATCTATAGAGCGATGGCAGCACCTGTGCCCAGGCGCCGCAAGCGGCGTGCCACCAAGTCCCGCAAGAGGAGCAGCTATTTCCCGGCAGTGCCAAGATCCTGCGTGCTCCGCGTTTGCTATGTCTCCCCTGGCACTAGAACCCGAAAGCTACGTTGCAGAGGCGGCAGAAATGGCTCCGCCGGAGAGCTCAGAAATCCCAGCAGAGTCCGCACACGGCCGACAAGCGTTGCCGAGGCACCTTCCCTGATGCCTGCTCCTCAAAGGCGTTATGTATCTGCCCCAAGACCAA CCTTGACAGCGGCCCGACACGATGCCTCCGTGCACGGACATTTGATTCAGGGACGTAGCAGCGGTGCTAGTCCAAGTCGCTTGCCTACCAGCCAGTCGAAGGCCAGACGCTCcgcacagcagccgcagccgtaCTTGAACTCCCAGCAGCctcaggcacaggcacaagcGAGATACTCCCAGCAGCAACGGGCATACGCCAGTCCAAATCACCCTGAGAGTCGAGTGCTAAATCATTCACTTCCCGGTCTTGTGCGTCCAATTCCAGTACATCCCAGATCAGAGCTAGCACGAACTCTCCCACCGAGACTGGCAGTCCCAGTGAAGCCGCAGCGACTCCCAACGCCAGGAGAAGAGAAGCCAATTCCTAGCAGGCTGCAGAATCCTGAAGCAACTCTTAACAGGCCACAAAATCCAGCGCAAAGTCCTTCTAGGCCAGCTCAGAGTCCCATCAGGCCACAAAATCCATCGCAAAGTCCATCGCAGCCACGAGAGGCGGGTCCTGCAAGGCCACCAAATGCAGGGCGAAGCCCCACAAGGCCGCCACAACAGCAAGAAGCGGCGAGCAGTAGGAAACCAAATGATGATCGAGCGGAGAGCAGGCCACAACAACAGGAGGCAGCACTTCCTACGAGGCCACAAATTCAGGTGAATTCAGGTGGAACCAGGCATCAACATCAAGAGGTAGGAGGACCTTCCAGGCCACAAAATGAAGCTCGACAACAGGAGCCAATCTTGCCGCGAAATCCAAAGGCAAGTGCCGCCAGGCCACAGTCCGTGGAGCAGTCCgaacgagcagcagccgaggAACCACTTCCCGCAGCTAGGGGACCCGCTGCCTTCTATCGCGGCAGCTTTCTGCGAGTCCGCGAATCGCAGGAGCACCTGAACGAGAGCAGCCGCGGACCCGTGTATCGCAGGGAGCCGGTTAGTTATTTGAGGGCCAACCAGCGACGCGGACTGGTGCTGAATCCGGACTCGCAGTCGCTGCTTGCCACCAGAGCGTGGCCGCGAATGCTGCAAAACTACCAAAATTATGTCTTTGGTGGCCCCAACATCAAGAGTCCgggcagctggagctggcgccGGCTGTTTGGCAGCTATCTGAAGAAGAGGAAATCCAAGATCTAG